In Drosophila miranda strain MSH22 chromosome XR, D.miranda_PacBio2.1, whole genome shotgun sequence, the genomic window AGAATGCCTCTTTTGTGGTGGGCGTGTTGAAGGGGAATCTGCGGGTAGCCTCGGCGAACTCCTCGTCTCCCACGTGACTGGTGGCCACACGGCGGATACTATCAATCCAGTCGTAGCCGACGCCGTCGGAAAACTGCTCCTTTTGGCGCCAAAGCACGTCGTCCGGCAAATAGTTTTCGGTGAAGGCAGCCCGCAACACGTACTTCTCAATGTGCCTCAAGGGTCCTGGGGCTTCGGCAAACGCGTTGAGCTCGCCAGGAATCTTGTCCTGGGGCCGGATCTGCATCACATGATTGACGAAGCCCGTGTCCAGAAAGGGTACGCGCAGCTCCACGCCCTTCGCCATCGCCACCTTGTTGGCGCGCAGGCAGTCGGAGAGATGTAGCTGCTGTACGCGCTTTACCAGCTCCTGGTGGAACTGCTCGCAGTTGGGGGCCTTGTGGAAGTACAGGTATCCGCCGAAGATCTCGTCCGCCCCCTCGCCGGAGAGGATCATCTTGATGCCGGTACTCTTGATGTAgcgggccagcagcagcattggcAGGCTGCAGCGCACGGTGGTGACGTCATAGGTCTCCAGGTGATAGACAATGTCGCGGATCCCGTCTAGGGCCTCATCAATTTGGAAGACGATCTCCTTGTGGTCACTGTCGATGTACTTGGCCACGTGGCGGGCCGCCTTAAAGTCGGGCGCATCGGCCAGACCCACAGAGAAGGTCTTCAGGCGATAGTGAGGGTCCTTCTCCCGCATGATCTTCGTGGCGATCGCGGCAATCAGGCTGGAGTCCACGCCCCCCGACAGCAGAGCCCCAAAGTTGACGTCGCAGTGGAGATGTGTGCGCACCGCCGACTCCAGGCTGGAACGGAGTAGCTTCAGGTCGCAAGGGTTGGTAGGAAGTTCCTTGATCCAGGATTGCTCAAAGTGCCGGAAGGTTCGCATCTCTCCCACGCGTCCGAAGCGGGCTTCGCCCGGCGTAAACGTCTCAACTTTGCTACAAGTGTCCACCAAGCACTTCATTTCGGAGGCTACCCACATGTTACCGGCCTTATCCTCGCCGATGTACATGGGAATGATGCCAAAGGGATCCCTGGCAAGGAGCACTTGCTTCGTGCGTTTGTCGTACAGGGCGAAGGCGAACATTCCGGTGATGTGGCTCAGTAGATCCTCCCCATAGACCTCGTACAACTCCAGGATGACGTGACAGTCACTCTTCGGCCTGTAGGTTCCAAGCCGCTTTGCTATCTCCGCCGACAGCTCCAGGTAGTTGTAGATCTCTCCGTTGGCCACCAGCACCACGTTCCCATCGTTGGACACAAACGGCTGGTCACCCCGCGCCACACCCACAATGCGCAGACGTTCGTGGACCATGGCCACACCATCCTCTGCGATGACATGGACGCCAGTGGAGTCGGGGCCACGATGCCGCTGCTTTCCGCTCTGGCGGTAGGCCATCTCGCGCAGACTATGCTTGCTGCCGTGCAGCACCTGCGTGCCAACAGGCTTCGAATCCCTTGAAAATATTGCAAAAATTCCGCACATTTTGTGTTTTTGGCGTATTTCCGTATTCAGAGTCGAGTAACGACGAGTAACGCAGTACAGAAAACGATATGCAAATTAGTGCGTTGTTTGGTCCTTCGCTGCTTTATATACTCTATTGCTGACTACAACGTGGGTTTTATTGCATCAGCTTTAGCTCTAGTGACGTTACCCAAACACGCACGCGGATTTATCGatcaaatataccgtccgaccctcagaaatataccgaaacataccgcctcattttcaaaatataccgtagaATATAccagatactcaaaatgagtattggggtatacatattagatttgtggtaaaagtggatgtgtgtaacgtccagaaggaatcgtttccgaccccataaagtatatatattcttgatcagcatcaatagccgagtcgattgagccatgtctgtctgtccgtctgtccgtccgtccgtccgtctgtccgtctgtccatccctattagcgcctagtgctcaaagactataagagctagagcaacgatgttttggatccagacttctgtgatatgtcactgctacaagaatatttcaaaacctactttgccccgcccacttccgcccccacaaagggcgaaaatctgtggcatccacaatttcgacgataggttacgagaaaacgcagaatcgtagaagatgactatatcttctagagtgcaaaatctgaaccagatcgtataattattatagccagaatcaagaaaacaatttcattctttctcgctctgtctctctctaacacacaggtttcatggtcggttttgccaattgcaaaatatgagttcaaggatctcagaacccatgtggtatccacactcctgtgatatcggaccttgaccgttttgtgtcaaaatttcgcatccacaaatctcagagactattaacgctagagtaaccaaatttagtatccgtactcctgttagatctcactataaaatgtttatctcaaaatttcgccccacccccatccgcccacacaaaggacgaaaatctgttgcatccacaatattgcagattcgagaaaactaaaaacgcagaatcatagataacgaccatatctatcagattgctgaatctggatcagatcagataatttgtatagc contains:
- the LOC117186245 gene encoding asparagine synthetase B [glutamine-hydrolyzing]-like, producing MCGIFAIFSRDSKPVGTQVLHGSKHSLREMAYRQSGKQRHRGPDSTGVHVIAEDGVAMVHERLRIVGVARGDQPFVSNDGNVVLVANGEIYNYLELSAEIAKRLGTYRPKSDCHVILELYEVYGEDLLSHITGMFAFALYDKRTKQVLLARDPFGIIPMYIGEDKAGNMWVASEMKCLVDTCSKVETFTPGEARFGRVGEMRTFRHFEQSWIKELPTNPCDLKLLRSSLESAVRTHLHCDVNFGALLSGGVDSSLIAAIATKIMREKDPHYRLKTFSVGLADAPDFKAARHVAKYIDSDHKEIVFQIDEALDGIRDIVYHLETYDVTTVRCSLPMLLLARYIKSTGIKMILSGEGADEIFGGYLYFHKAPNCEQFHQELVKRVQQLHLSDCLRANKVAMAKGVELRVPFLDTGFVNHVMQIRPQDKIPGELNAFAEAPGPLRHIEKYVLRAAFTENYLPDDVLWRQKEQFSDGVGYDWIDSIRRVATSHVGDEEFAEATRRFPFNTPTTKEAFYYRCIFEEQFLVEGAARTVVRWVPRLDWGCPEDPSGRAQAVHQVNKDVII